From a region of the Coffea arabica cultivar ET-39 chromosome 3e, Coffea Arabica ET-39 HiFi, whole genome shotgun sequence genome:
- the LOC140038573 gene encoding protein WALLS ARE THIN 1-like, whose amino-acid sequence MVAVKKWIKDGRFALAMLIVQLISGVLQILARVIFSQGAFVYAYLFYRHVVGAICTAPPALYRERDGGKKLSWRIFFWLFVDGLTGMTIALGLFCYGLADTTATYATNFLTLIPVVTFLLSVILRVEKLQLHTIVGKMKTLSAILCLVGALVIALYKGKAFHIIHSSREQHIVMEKVKPHNWTRGTIFLIGSCLSNALWFISQGVLATALSFCVISWAVAERGPTYPAMFTPLRLLSVTIGEVVFLNEALSVGGLLGMCFMIVGIYSFLLAKNKEMKIKTTNAGSESQSVEPTLESI is encoded by the exons ATGGTGGCTGTGAAGAAATGGATTAAGGATGGAAGATTTGCGCTTGCAATGCTAATCGTGCAACTTATCAGTGGCGTACTACAAATTCTGGCTAGAGTAATATTCAGTCAAGGAGCCTTTGTTTATGCTTACTTGTTTTATCGACATGTTGTAGGTGCAATTTGTACTGCTCCTCCTGCCCTCTACCGCGAAAG AGATGGTGGAAAGAAGTTGAGTTGGCGCATTTTCTTCTGGCTCTTCGTGGATGGATTAACCGG GATGACCATTGCGTTGGGACTTTTTTGTTACGGCCTAGCAGACACCACTGCGACGTATGCAACAAACTTCCTTACCCTCATTCCTGTGGTCACCTTTCTCTTGTCCGTAATTCTAAG AGTGGAAAAATTGCAGCTACATACCATAGTTGGCAAGATGAAGACTTTGAGTGCAATACTGTGTCTTGTTGGCGCACTGGTTATTGCTTTGTATAAAGGGAAAGCCTTCCACATCATCCACAGCAGTAGGGAGCAACATATCGTAATGGAAAAGGTCAAGCCTCATAACTGGACTCGTGGAACCATATTTCTAATTGGCAGCTGCTTATCTAATGCTTTATGGTTCATATCACAG GGAGTTTTGGCTACGGCTTTATCTTTTTGCGTGATTTCTTGGGCTGTAGCAGAACGAGGGCCTACTTATCCCGCGATGTTCACTCCACTGCGTCTGCTTTCTGTGACAATTGGAGAAGTTGTCTTCCTCAACGAAGCATTGAGTGTTGGAGG CTTACTTGGTATGTGTTTTATGATCGTTGGTATATATTCTTTCCTATTGGCAAAGAATAAGGAGATGAAAATCAAGACAACAAATGCTGGATCAGAAAGTCAATCTGTAGAGCCTACACTTGAATCAATATAG